The proteins below come from a single Diceros bicornis minor isolate mBicDic1 chromosome 3, mDicBic1.mat.cur, whole genome shotgun sequence genomic window:
- the CCDC126 gene encoding coiled-coil domain-containing protein 126, translating to MIFTISRKNMSQKLSLLLLVFGLIWGLMLLHYTFQQPRHQSSVKLREQILDLSKRYVKALAEENKNTVDVENGASMAGYADLKRTIAVLLDDILQRLVKLENKVDYIVVNSSATNSPSGTSGNLVPVTTNKRINASGSIR from the exons ATGATTTTTACAATCTCAAGAAAAAATATGTCCCAGAAATTGAGTTTATTGTTGCTTGTATTTGGACTCATTTGGGGATTGATGTTACTGCACTATACTTTTCAGCAACCAAGACATCAAAGCAGTGTCAAGTTACGTGAACAAATACTAGATTTAAGCAAAAGATACGTTAAAGCTCTAGcagaggaaaataagaacacagtgGATGTCGAGAATGGCGCTTCTATGGCAGGATATG cgGATCTAAAGAGAACAATTGCTGTCCTTTTGGATGACATTTTACAACGCTTGGTGAAGCTGGAGAATAAGGTTGACTATATTGTTGTGAACAGCTCAGCAACCAACAGTCCCAGTGGTACTAGTGGGAATCTGGTGCCAGTCACCACAAATAAAAGGATAAATGCATCAGGCAGCATTAGATAG